TACGGATTGATTGTACCGAATGGGTGTCTTAGAGTCCTTCTAAAGGCACTTCTAAAAATCGGGCTAACTCTGCGGCTTGGTTTTCTAGGTCTGAGAGACTCATCGGTTGTCCCACACGAGTTAAAGGAATATTGCCTTTTCCTTTTACTCGCAGATAAATTTTCCGCTGAGGATTAAGTCCTTCTTTGATAATTACGCCCACTGCTTGAATATCTTCTAAGGGATAAGTCAAGTCAATTTGGCGATTTTTCCCCGGAAATCCCCAACGAAAAACTTTAGCCACGCCAGTTTCATAGCTAAATTCGTTATATCCACCACCGACATCCCAGAGAATCACCAGCCATAGATACAGAGACAGCAATAATCCCGCACTGCCATATAAGCCCATGACCAAACCTTGAGGCACAAATATTAGCTCGGTGGGGTTACTAAAGGGTATGAGGTTGACTTGCAGATAGCTCGATAACCCGGCTAATAAAAAGCCAGATGCGCCCATGGAAATGATGGTTGCCCAGGCATAATT
This region of Roseofilum reptotaenium CS-1145 genomic DNA includes:
- a CDS encoding photosystem I assembly protein Ycf4; this translates as MTAQGTSTPKNKKVLHQSILGSRRLSNYAWATIISMGASGFLLAGLSSYLQVNLIPFSNPTELIFVPQGLVMGLYGSAGLLLSLYLWLVILWDVGGGYNEFSYETGVAKVFRWGFPGKNRQIDLTYPLEDIQAVGVIIKEGLNPQRKIYLRVKGKGNIPLTRVGQPMSLSDLENQAAELARFLEVPLEGL